A window of the Tachysurus fulvidraco isolate hzauxx_2018 chromosome 6, HZAU_PFXX_2.0, whole genome shotgun sequence genome harbors these coding sequences:
- the gpr34b gene encoding probable G-protein coupled receptor 34b isoform X1, with translation MFPVQYPFYLVVQMAVCSQGVHFNASSCLCQTFTTYLVLPILYSAMLLVGLFGNILSIWVFITKISIKTPTHVYLINLGVSNLILCLTMPFNAVYYALSTSWSSSSLLCQLAINVLTPVLHSNIGGSMLILTWLALARFATLIQHNYGHRPSRCTKFLPGIFLTRMQQTSFAIGMCVGTWALMLLMIVPTVVVYATVETSRVENSSEQPCYSVPVEVGGSGSQAFAIVGITIFFLCLVVVMSAYIAVIRHINRTKTHRIIPDTQRVLSRVCRNILVIQIVLVICFLPYHTYKSVFIAMVQNDQSRDLLMECHHFSTHIEIKNLFLSLAVLRCSTDPIIYFLLDKMFKRYVCGLFRENGSIRDSQLSRTMNELGQLTQCDSGILKGNIKHEAASLLKDSNFGPSVPS, from the coding sequence ATACCCCTTCTATCTGGTGGTTCAAATGGCAGTCTGTTCCCAGGGCGTTCACTTTAATGCATCCTCTTGCTTGTGTCAGACATTCACCACATATCTGGTGCTGCCCATTCTTTACAGTGCCATGCTCCTTGTAGGCCTGTTTGGAAATATCCTCTCTATTTGGGTTTTCATTACAAAGATTTCCATTAAAACCCCCACTCACGTATACCTCATCAACCTGGGGGTCTCAAATCTGATACTGTGCCTCACCATGCCGTTCAATGCAGTCTACTACGCTCTTAGCACCAGCTGGTCTTCATCCAGTCTGTTGTGTCAGTTAGCCATAAATGTCCTGACTccagttcttcactccaacattGGAGGAAGCATGCTCATTCTCACCTGGCTGGCATTAGCTCGCTTTGCTACACTTATCCAGCATAACTATGGTCATCGCCCAAGCAGGTGCACCAAATTCTTGCCTGGGATCTTCTTAACAAGGATGCAGCAAACTTCATTTGCAATAGGCATGTGTGTAGGAACTTGGGCCCTTATGTTGTTGATGATTGTTCCCACAGTGGTGGTTTATGCTACGGTGGAGACAAGCAGAGTGGAAAATAGCAGCGAGCAGCCGTGCTACAGTGTGCCAGTAGAGGTTGGTGGCTCTGGCTCTCAAGCATTTGCCATCGTAGGAATCACAATATTCTTCCTCTGCCTGGTTGTGGTGATGAGTGCCTACATAGCTGTGATCAGGCacataaacaggacaaaaactcACAGGATCATCCCTGACACACAGAGGGTCTTGTCAAGAGTGTGTCGCAACATTTTGGTCATCCAGATTGTGCTGGTCATTTGTTTCCTTCCATACCACACCTATAAGTCTGTTTTCATTGCCATGGTCCAGAATGATCAGTCCAGAGACCTTCTAATGGAATGCCATCATTTTTCAACACACATAGAGATTAAGAATCTTTTCCTCAGTCTGGCAGTTCTACGCTGCAGTACAGACCCCATCATTTACTTCCTGCTGGACAAGATGTTTAAGCGGTATGTATGTGGTTTGTTTCGAGAAAATGGTAGCATAAGAGACAGCCAATTGTCCAGAACTATGAATGAATTAGGACAGCTTACGCAGTGTGACAGTGgtattttaaaaggtaatatAAAACATGAGGCAGCTTCACTTTTAAAAGACTCAAACTTTGGACCATCAGTTCCATCATGA
- the gpr34b gene encoding probable G-protein coupled receptor 34b isoform X2 translates to MAVCSQGVHFNASSCLCQTFTTYLVLPILYSAMLLVGLFGNILSIWVFITKISIKTPTHVYLINLGVSNLILCLTMPFNAVYYALSTSWSSSSLLCQLAINVLTPVLHSNIGGSMLILTWLALARFATLIQHNYGHRPSRCTKFLPGIFLTRMQQTSFAIGMCVGTWALMLLMIVPTVVVYATVETSRVENSSEQPCYSVPVEVGGSGSQAFAIVGITIFFLCLVVVMSAYIAVIRHINRTKTHRIIPDTQRVLSRVCRNILVIQIVLVICFLPYHTYKSVFIAMVQNDQSRDLLMECHHFSTHIEIKNLFLSLAVLRCSTDPIIYFLLDKMFKRYVCGLFRENGSIRDSQLSRTMNELGQLTQCDSGILKGNIKHEAASLLKDSNFGPSVPS, encoded by the coding sequence ATGGCAGTCTGTTCCCAGGGCGTTCACTTTAATGCATCCTCTTGCTTGTGTCAGACATTCACCACATATCTGGTGCTGCCCATTCTTTACAGTGCCATGCTCCTTGTAGGCCTGTTTGGAAATATCCTCTCTATTTGGGTTTTCATTACAAAGATTTCCATTAAAACCCCCACTCACGTATACCTCATCAACCTGGGGGTCTCAAATCTGATACTGTGCCTCACCATGCCGTTCAATGCAGTCTACTACGCTCTTAGCACCAGCTGGTCTTCATCCAGTCTGTTGTGTCAGTTAGCCATAAATGTCCTGACTccagttcttcactccaacattGGAGGAAGCATGCTCATTCTCACCTGGCTGGCATTAGCTCGCTTTGCTACACTTATCCAGCATAACTATGGTCATCGCCCAAGCAGGTGCACCAAATTCTTGCCTGGGATCTTCTTAACAAGGATGCAGCAAACTTCATTTGCAATAGGCATGTGTGTAGGAACTTGGGCCCTTATGTTGTTGATGATTGTTCCCACAGTGGTGGTTTATGCTACGGTGGAGACAAGCAGAGTGGAAAATAGCAGCGAGCAGCCGTGCTACAGTGTGCCAGTAGAGGTTGGTGGCTCTGGCTCTCAAGCATTTGCCATCGTAGGAATCACAATATTCTTCCTCTGCCTGGTTGTGGTGATGAGTGCCTACATAGCTGTGATCAGGCacataaacaggacaaaaactcACAGGATCATCCCTGACACACAGAGGGTCTTGTCAAGAGTGTGTCGCAACATTTTGGTCATCCAGATTGTGCTGGTCATTTGTTTCCTTCCATACCACACCTATAAGTCTGTTTTCATTGCCATGGTCCAGAATGATCAGTCCAGAGACCTTCTAATGGAATGCCATCATTTTTCAACACACATAGAGATTAAGAATCTTTTCCTCAGTCTGGCAGTTCTACGCTGCAGTACAGACCCCATCATTTACTTCCTGCTGGACAAGATGTTTAAGCGGTATGTATGTGGTTTGTTTCGAGAAAATGGTAGCATAAGAGACAGCCAATTGTCCAGAACTATGAATGAATTAGGACAGCTTACGCAGTGTGACAGTGgtattttaaaaggtaatatAAAACATGAGGCAGCTTCACTTTTAAAAGACTCAAACTTTGGACCATCAGTTCCATCATGA